One stretch of Bradyrhizobium canariense DNA includes these proteins:
- a CDS encoding SDR family oxidoreductase has protein sequence MLGDGWKLIIADLAQGPLDAARAELEPLRANATKCVVMDVASEASAVTGLDGCEHGFGPIRGQALQNDQMRSEWISEVPQRRYASPDEIAGAALFLLDDTKASFVTGHILNVDGGFAAAGYLPVRP, from the coding sequence CTGCTCGGCGATGGCTGGAAGCTCATCATCGCCGATCTGGCGCAAGGTCCGCTGGATGCCGCGCGCGCTGAGCTGGAACCGCTGCGCGCCAATGCCACGAAATGCGTCGTCATGGATGTTGCCAGCGAAGCCAGCGCGGTCACCGGACTTGATGGCTGCGAGCATGGGTTCGGCCCGATCCGAGGCCAGGCGCTCCAGAATGATCAGATGCGTTCAGAATGGATCAGCGAGGTCCCGCAGCGGCGTTATGCGTCACCGGATGAGATCGCTGGCGCGGCGCTATTCCTGCTGGACGACACGAAGGCGAGCTTCGTCACCGGGCATATCCTCAACGTGGATGGCGGCTTTGCCGCGGCCGGATATCTGCCTGTCAGGCCGTAG
- a CDS encoding TRAP transporter substrate-binding protein, whose protein sequence is MSFSRRTLLKATAASAVISGVGAPYVARAQQAEWSYKFANNLPESHPFVARAREMAAAIKTETNGRFDLQVFPNSQLGSDTDTLSQVRSGGVEFFTLSGLILATLVPAASINGIGFAFPDYPTVWKAMDGDLGAYVRGEIRKSGLEVMDKIWDNGFRQTTSSTKPITGPDDYKGFKIRVPVSPLWTSMFKAFDASPASINFSEVYSALQTKIVEGQENPLALISAAKLYEVQKYCSMTNHMWDGFWFLANRRAWQSLPDDIKTIVARNVNAAAVKERADTEKLNATVKEELAGKGLAFNQPDVAPFREKLRTAGFYAEWKGKYGDQAWELLEKSVGKLS, encoded by the coding sequence ATGAGCTTTTCACGACGCACGCTGCTCAAGGCAACCGCAGCATCGGCTGTCATCAGCGGTGTCGGCGCGCCCTATGTTGCGCGCGCGCAGCAGGCGGAATGGAGCTACAAATTCGCCAACAACCTTCCGGAGTCGCATCCGTTCGTGGCGCGTGCCCGGGAAATGGCGGCGGCGATCAAGACCGAGACTAATGGCCGCTTTGATCTGCAGGTTTTTCCCAATAGCCAGCTCGGTTCCGACACCGACACGCTGAGCCAGGTCCGTTCCGGCGGCGTCGAGTTTTTCACGCTGTCCGGCCTGATCCTGGCGACGCTGGTGCCGGCGGCCTCGATCAACGGCATCGGCTTTGCGTTCCCGGATTACCCGACCGTCTGGAAAGCCATGGACGGCGATCTCGGCGCCTATGTGCGGGGCGAAATCAGAAAGTCGGGTCTCGAGGTCATGGACAAGATCTGGGACAACGGCTTCCGCCAGACCACGTCGTCGACCAAGCCGATCACCGGTCCCGACGACTACAAGGGCTTCAAGATCCGCGTGCCGGTTTCACCGCTGTGGACCTCGATGTTCAAGGCGTTTGACGCCTCGCCGGCCTCGATCAATTTCAGCGAGGTCTATTCGGCGCTCCAGACCAAGATCGTCGAGGGCCAGGAAAATCCGCTGGCGCTGATATCCGCGGCGAAGCTGTACGAGGTGCAGAAATATTGCTCCATGACCAACCACATGTGGGATGGCTTCTGGTTCCTCGCCAATCGCCGCGCCTGGCAATCCCTGCCCGATGACATCAAGACCATCGTCGCCAGAAACGTCAACGCGGCGGCCGTCAAAGAGCGTGCCGATACCGAAAAGCTCAACGCGACCGTGAAGGAAGAACTTGCAGGCAAGGGACTCGCCTTCAATCAACCCGACGTCGCGCCATTCCGCGAGAAACTTCGTACGGCCGGGTTCTATGCCGAATGGAAGGGCAAATATGGCGACCAGGCGTGGGAGCTGTTGGAGAAGTCCGTAGGCAAGCTGTCGTAA
- a CDS encoding esterase, which produces MRTVLLAASLCSIAVSALAQTARPDPGPLTIARQGSFFIGGRDVKSDTLSTLPAYAASGTITVDQMYVRYQVPVGELGVPITLIHGCCLTGKTWETTPDGRMGWDEYFVRHGHPTYVIDQVWRGRSAGDPSAINAVRSGKEPVDKLPTVFSAGHESAWAIFRFGKEYPQTMPGMRYPISAQVEFWKQMVPDSLANLPTPNPTVPALSELAQKIDGTVLMSHSQSGIYPFQTAALSRKGIAGVVSIEPGACPAPTEDMKPYAGLPILVLFGDYVDEFPRWAPRLANCRAFIAAANAAGGKAELLVLPEIGIKGNTHMLMQDNNSLDIADILLDWIGKHAIAAP; this is translated from the coding sequence ATGCGCACCGTGCTGCTCGCCGCGAGTCTTTGCTCAATCGCCGTCTCCGCACTCGCACAAACCGCCCGCCCCGATCCCGGCCCACTGACCATCGCCCGCCAAGGCAGTTTCTTCATCGGCGGCCGTGATGTGAAATCCGACACGCTTTCGACCCTGCCCGCCTATGCCGCATCCGGCACCATCACCGTCGATCAGATGTATGTGCGCTACCAGGTTCCGGTCGGCGAGTTGGGCGTGCCCATTACGCTGATCCATGGCTGCTGCCTGACCGGCAAGACCTGGGAGACGACCCCGGACGGCCGCATGGGATGGGACGAGTATTTTGTCCGTCACGGCCATCCAACCTATGTGATCGATCAGGTCTGGCGCGGCCGCTCGGCCGGCGACCCATCGGCGATCAACGCGGTCCGCAGCGGCAAGGAACCCGTGGATAAATTGCCGACTGTGTTCTCGGCGGGCCACGAGAGCGCCTGGGCCATCTTCCGGTTCGGCAAGGAGTATCCGCAGACCATGCCCGGGATGCGTTATCCGATCTCGGCTCAGGTGGAGTTCTGGAAGCAGATGGTGCCGGACAGCCTCGCCAACCTTCCGACGCCTAATCCAACCGTCCCGGCTCTGTCCGAACTGGCGCAGAAAATCGACGGCACCGTGCTGATGAGCCATTCGCAGTCCGGCATTTATCCGTTCCAGACCGCAGCCCTCAGCCGTAAAGGGATCGCCGGCGTGGTTTCCATCGAGCCGGGCGCCTGCCCCGCACCGACCGAGGACATGAAACCCTATGCCGGCTTGCCGATCCTGGTGCTGTTCGGCGACTACGTCGATGAATTTCCACGTTGGGCGCCGCGTCTTGCGAATTGCCGTGCGTTTATCGCGGCCGCCAACGCGGCCGGTGGCAAGGCGGAGTTACTCGTGCTGCCCGAGATCGGCATCAAGGGCAACACACACATGTTGATGCAGGACAACAACAGCCTCGATATCGCGGATATCCTGCTCGACTGGATCGGCAAACACGCGATCGCAGCGCCTTGA
- a CDS encoding alpha/beta fold hydrolase, whose product MKFRIWTIFTGVALSAAVLMGSASAQQQTEQGPAYGPELEGFDYPFPVQRFIFTSQRQSLQMAYLDVKPDHPNGQTVVLLHGKNFCSATWEPTIKDLVAAGYRVVAPDQIGFCKSTKPAAYQFTFRELAGNTHALLAKLGVEKPVVVGHSTGGMLAAHYALLYPKEVSHLVLVNPVGLEDWSAKGVPPISIDRWYERELKTNANGIRAYEKSTYYAGQWQDRYERWVDMLAGLNNGPGKEAVAWDSALIYDMIMTQPVLYRFGDISVPTLLLIGQKDTTAIAKDLAPPELRPKLGNYPELGKAAAKAIPGAKLVEFPELGHAPQMSDPEGFDKALIAGIAKP is encoded by the coding sequence ATGAAATTCAGGATCTGGACTATTTTCACTGGCGTGGCGCTCTCGGCCGCTGTGCTCATGGGGTCTGCCTCGGCCCAGCAGCAAACCGAGCAGGGGCCGGCCTACGGGCCGGAGCTGGAAGGATTCGATTATCCGTTCCCGGTTCAGCGCTTCATCTTCACCTCTCAGCGGCAGTCGCTGCAGATGGCCTATCTCGACGTCAAGCCGGACCATCCGAACGGGCAGACAGTGGTTTTGCTGCACGGGAAGAACTTCTGTTCGGCGACCTGGGAGCCGACCATCAAGGATCTCGTTGCGGCCGGTTACCGCGTGGTCGCGCCGGATCAGATCGGCTTTTGCAAGTCGACCAAGCCCGCCGCTTATCAGTTCACGTTCAGGGAGCTTGCCGGCAACACCCATGCGCTGCTCGCCAAGCTTGGCGTCGAGAAGCCAGTCGTGGTCGGCCATTCGACAGGCGGCATGCTGGCGGCGCACTACGCGCTGCTTTACCCCAAGGAAGTCAGCCATCTGGTTCTGGTCAATCCCGTCGGGCTCGAGGATTGGTCCGCCAAGGGCGTGCCTCCAATCTCGATCGACCGGTGGTATGAGCGCGAGTTGAAAACCAACGCCAACGGCATCCGCGCTTACGAGAAATCGACCTATTACGCCGGGCAGTGGCAGGACCGCTATGAGCGTTGGGTCGACATGCTCGCCGGTCTTAATAACGGCCCGGGCAAGGAAGCGGTCGCCTGGGACTCGGCGTTAATCTACGACATGATCATGACCCAGCCGGTGCTGTACCGGTTCGGCGATATCTCGGTGCCAACCTTGCTTCTGATCGGGCAAAAAGACACCACGGCGATCGCCAAGGATCTGGCGCCGCCGGAGCTACGGCCGAAGCTCGGCAACTATCCCGAATTGGGGAAGGCGGCTGCCAAGGCCATTCCAGGCGCCAAGCTGGTCGAGTTTCCCGAACTCGGCCACGCGCCGCAGATGTCTGATCCCGAAGGATTTGACAAGGCGCTGATCGCGGGCATCGCGAAGCCCTGA
- a CDS encoding PepSY domain-containing protein, whose protein sequence is MRKYIMPIIAVAMLGGATSAMAYDSGGLISLQMAMDVATDMGLATVSHTQFAGDEWQIEGRDVSGRYMEVDVDSTTGEVLNVDR, encoded by the coding sequence ATGCGAAAATACATCATGCCAATCATCGCGGTCGCAATGCTCGGCGGCGCGACATCCGCCATGGCCTATGACTCAGGCGGACTCATCTCCCTGCAGATGGCAATGGACGTAGCAACCGATATGGGGCTCGCAACCGTATCCCATACGCAATTTGCCGGTGATGAATGGCAGATCGAGGGACGGGATGTATCGGGCCGGTATATGGAGGTCGACGTCGACTCCACCACAGGCGAAGTCCTCAACGTCGACCGCTAG